A single Manduca sexta isolate Smith_Timp_Sample1 chromosome 11, JHU_Msex_v1.0, whole genome shotgun sequence DNA region contains:
- the LOC115441998 gene encoding uncharacterized protein LOC115441998: MAKREALIIIAFASLIYCSELEDSEQKKRGVGKATALNSIPTGAQKQEYSYSVYSQNSQSPSSQSYQSQVSSSFYPNQASSQYYSSSNPSTDAPSTYSSQHASPQSTSQFVPLNFVPNPGYQTKYQTVPSKSPNVQLAIVPHNTYPSQSIVPYHQLAPSLFSPNSANQANPQQASVHSIPQFNVPANYQHLQLANPYLSHPSTMVLLAQPNPSIYSNLLYQNPIQGLYNYYPSNTHNKYSAYPSSTQTEYQNVPKEENEVGTQNTDYSSSDSSSSYKNAYSSRNSFGKLQ, from the exons ATGGCGAAAAGGGAGGCTTTG ATTATCATCGCATTTGCGTCGTTGATTTACTGCAGTGAATTGGAAGATAGCGAGCAGAAGAAACGAGGAGTTGGAAAAGCAACAGCATTAAATTCGATCCCCACCGGTGCTCAAAAGCAAGAATATAGTTACAGTGTGTACTCTCAAAATTCTCAAAGCCCGTCGAGTCAATCCTATCAAAGTCAGGTGTCTAGCTCATTTTATCCGAATCAAGCTAGCAGTCAGTATTATTCATCGTCTAACCCATCAACAGATGCACCATCGACGTACTCCAGTCAGCATGCATCACCTCAGAGCACATCTCAATTTGTTCCACTGAATTTCGTCCCCAATCCAGGCTATCAAACAAAGTATCAAACAGTACCATCTAAATCCCCAAATGTCCAGTTAGCGATTGTGCCGCACAACACATACCCATCACAGTCAATTGTACCATATCACCAACTTGCCCCATCTCTATTCTCACCTAACTCTGCAAATCAGGCCAACCCACAGCAAGCTTCTGTGCATTCAATTCCTCAATTCAATGTACCTGCAAATTACCAGCATCTACAACTTGCAAATCCCTATTTAAGCCACCCTTCGACGATGGTGCTCCTCGCTCAACCAAATCCTTCGATTTACAGTAATTTACTTTATCAAAACCCAATTCAAGGGTTGTACAACTATTATCCTTCTAATACCCACAATAAATATAGTGCGTATCCTTCTTCTACGCAGACTGAGTATCAGAATGTCCCGAAAGAAGAGAATGAAGTAGGTACACAGAATACCGATTATAGCTCTTCGGATTCTAGTTCTAGTTATAAAAATGCATACTCTAGCCGAAATTCATTTGGAAAGTTGCAATGA